From a region of the Grus americana isolate bGruAme1 unplaced genomic scaffold, bGruAme1.mat H_1, whole genome shotgun sequence genome:
- the LOC129200225 gene encoding LOW QUALITY PROTEIN: START domain-containing protein 10-like (The sequence of the model RefSeq protein was modified relative to this genomic sequence to represent the inferred CDS: inserted 1 base in 1 codon): CRXECKDVPAETLYDVLHDIEYRKKWDTNVIETFDIGKLTVNSDVGYYAWRCPKPLKNRDVITLRSWLPMGTDYIIMNYSVKHPKYPPRKDMVRAVSIQTGYLIEGTGAKSCTITYLAQVDPKGSLPKWVVNKSSQFLAPKAMKKMYKACLKYPEWKQKHDPHFKPWLFPEQSRLPPLPLSELSLQHADSLENIDESSLAETKDDRGEASDEDSVN, translated from the exons TGCA ATGAGTGCAAGGACGTGCCGGCGGAGACGCTCTACGACGTGCTGCATGACATCGAGTATCGGAAAAAGTGGGACACCAACGTCATCGAGACCTTCGACATCGGGAAGCTGACCGTCAACTCCGACGTGGGCTACTACGCCT ggaggtgccccaAGCCCCTGAAGAACCGGGACGTCATCACGCTCCGCTCCTGGCTGCCCATGGGCACCGACTACATCATCATGAACTACTCCGTCAAGCACCCC AAGTACCCCCCCCGGAAGGACATGGTGCGAGCGGTCTCCATCCAGACGGGCTACCTGATCGAGGGGACGGGAGCCAAGAGCTGCACCATCACCTACCTGGCACAGGTGGACCCCAAAG GTTCCCTGCCGAAGTGGGTGGTGAACAAATCCTCGCAGTTCCTGGCCCCCAAG GCGATGAAGAAGATGTACAAGGCTTGCCTGAAGTACCCGGAGTGGAAGCAGAAGCACGACCCGCACTTCAAGCCCTGGCTGTTCCCCGAGCAGAGCCGCCTGCCCCCCCTGCCGCTCTCCGAGCTGTCCCTCCAGCACGCCGACTCCCTGGAGAACATCGACGAGAGCTCCCTGGCCGAGACCAAAGACGACCGCGGCGAGGCCAGCGACGAGGACAGCGTTAACTGA